ttttctttccacccaacccaacaacattccattcctccatattatccataacaaaactatatcaaaacatcaaatatcaatacatccacatcagcaaaacacttaacccaatacagccacataagcaaaacacattttacaatacagccacatcaacaaaagacaatatctttgttggcccaataccacttcacatTGCATTTACCATTAACATTCTGGCATCCAACACAACACAGCTTTTATTCACCACTATCCATGATTAGTGAACGTGGTTATGATTATGAATTTGTGGGTGGGTGGGTGTCTCGATGAAGttataaaatttgtattttgGATTTTTATATTTTAGATCTTTTGTCTCATGGTCAGGTCAACAGCCTAGTCATCTAGCCTTGGATAATTGGATTGTCTAGTTACAAAAATTGATCCTTTTTACAGTATTTGTGCTTGGATTCGTTTATGATAAGAAAAAAGTGTTTCTGAATTTTCTTTCACTGAGGTTGAAATTTACTTACAATTCACGGTGATGGTGcaattaaattaataatcttGGCATActgattttcaatttttaagcTACAGATTGAGAACAATCGTATAAGAGAGAAGGGATAATAACAAAATGTACAGTATAGGAGTTGAATTCCTGTTCCAAGACTTTGGGGAGAGGGGCATCAAACATGGTTAACTTTATCGGAATTAGTAGTCCGAGACTTATGATGGAGATTTTGTGTTGGCAATTTCGCATGCGATCACCGAAAGCAGAGGGATGGCCCATTACTGCCTACTCTACTAGATCAACCGAGAATGGCGGTATGGGCTTGGGGCccaaatccaattttttttttattatgaatcCAACAAGCTACTAAGTTACTTATCTAATTTATTCCCTCAAATTGGTGCCAAACAAGTCACATGAGAATCGATTCACCATCGGCCTCGATGCGTTAAAGTGGGAAGTGGCTTCTTTATTATTCAGATCGAACGCTGGCCTTTACAGTTAATTGAATTCCACGGTTGAGATTTAAATCAACCATCTAACGGTTCTCACACGCCCGTCACCACCCCTCCTTAAACCCTAATCCTCTTCTTTTTTCACAAGCAGCCTTCTTCGGAGACTCTGATTCCATGGCTAAACCTAAAGACAAACCATCAAACGATAGCAaacacaaagaagaagaagaagaagagcgaGATGATGATGACAAGAGCTTCGaggagctgggtttagaccctCGTTTGATTCGAGCTCTAACCAAAAAGGCCATAGAAAAGCCCACTCCTATCCAACAAGTCGCCATTCCTCTCATACTCGTGAGTCCTCTCTTTAGCCGTCCCCTCAAAATCATCAACTATCATACTTGAAACTCCAAATTTTCTTCAATGCcctctttttcattgattgaaaTATTGTAAAACTTGAATGCAAAGtttaccccttttttttttttcccctgttgcGGCCATTTCAGGAGGGCAAAGATGTGGTTGCGCGAGCGAAGACCGGCTGTGGCAAGACTTTTGCTTACCTTCTTCCTCTGCTTCAGAAGCTCTTCACTGCTGCTAACTCCAAAAACAAGGTTGCTCCGTCGGCTTTCATTCTGGTCCCGACTCGCGAACTGTCCCAGCAGGTTCCTACTGTGTAGCTCAATTGTATAATCTTTCATCTTTTAACTGAGTTTCTAACTCTGTCTGTCCCCATATATAGGTTTACTCAGAGGTGGTATCACTAGTTGATTTATGTCGAGTTCAGCTGAAAGTTACACAGTTGACGAGCAGCATGCCTGTTTCTGATTTGGTTGGTCCTATCTCTTTGAAGTTTTATAATTACGAGACTGTGCTAATGACGAGGTTTATGCATAATTGTATACCACCATTCATGCGATTATATTGTTGCAGCGAACTGCAATGGCGGGGCCACCTGATATTCTGGTCTCTACTCCTGGTTGCATAACTAAATGCTTGTCCGATGGTGTGGTTCTGACAGCATCCATCAGCCATTCACTTGAAATTCTGGTGCTTGATGAGGTGAGAACGGGCTTCATATCTGTTTGGTGGGAAAATTCAGATGTTCTGGGTATTTGGAGTCTGTGTTGCTAATTCTCTCTGTGAGGTTGACTCGTTATATCTGTTTTCAGGCAGATCTTCTGTTGTCATATGGGTATGAAGATGATTTAAAAGCTTTTACAGCTGTTGTCCCAAGGCATTGTCAATGCCTTCTCATGTCTGCTACCTCGAGGTATGTTGCTGAAGCAAATTTCTGAATTATAACTCTCTGATATTGGAAAACTGGCCTATGAATTTTAAAgctgctttttttttcccttgtctAGATAGATATGGATTTGTAAAACTTATTATACTGAATTACTGATCAATGTATCTTAAAACATCCGACTCTGGCAGTGCTGATGTTGAGAAACTGAAGAAGCTGATACTACATAATCCCTTTATTTTAACTTTGCCAGAAGTAGGGGAGGTTAAAGATGATGTTATCCCCAAAAATGTTCAGCAATACTGGGTGAGGATGTGTTTCCCACTTTCCCTTCATATAAAGTTTTGAATGTTTTGCTTCCCTTTAGCTGGATAGCGGTAAGAAAACGTACCATGCACCAGGCTCCTGTAGTGGATGGGTTGGGGACATACAAGATGTGCACAGCCTTCCCCTGGCATAATATGTTGAGAGACTATTGTCGGggtttgaacctgtgacctccaAGTTGCAGAAGTGTAACTTAATTACTGGGCgtttgggccacatgttcgcccgTTTTAGCTGTGTTTTGCCTAAAATATTAGGTTATGCTGGCATCATCTTCGAGATAACTTATTCTAGACAGCTTCCCTAGATTATACCTAATGCATTTCTAGAGAGGATGCAATTAACATGTTTTAGGTTTGTGGCCCACACATCATATTTGTACATTACTGAATATTAGACCATTCAATTAACCACATCCACTCGCATGCATACAAATATTATGATGAGAAATCAAGAAGtaatatcatcaacatttaTATACAGCACAACCTACTGCACCATTAGTCCAACGAGCCcccttttgatgttttattgATAGTTAGCTAGCTAGTGTCTAATTGCTCTTGTCTGCCTTATCGCAACTTCTTTGAGGCCATTTGCTTGGACTCATGTAATTTCTGTTGTGCCCATTGTGATGCCTTGATAAATTTATGTTGCGCACAAATATTTGTGTGCATACATTGCTTATGTTTGAGATCTTAGTCACTTGTCATTTATTTCTCAATAAATACACGGAAAATCTGTAATCAACTTATTTGATAAGATATATGGAAAGTTTATAGTGTAATTAACCAGAGTTGTCCTAGTGACACTTTGGCATCATATAACTTTATAGAACTTACTTGGTATCCAATCTCATGTTTCTACATCATTGTTTGTATTTcttgaataatatttgagcaAATTTACTCTaatgaaatttcattttttctATTATGTTATAGATTTCATGCAGTGCTCGGGATAAGTTACTCTATGCCCTTGCCCTCTTGAAGTTGGAGTTGGTTCATAAAAAGGTTCTCGTATTCACCAATACTATTGACATGGGTTTCAGACTGAAACTATTTCTAGAGAAGGTAGCCTTACTTACTTGAAGCTTTTAGTAAAATGTTCTTATTTTGTATGTCCAGAGAATACCTTGCCTTTCCTCACCtacattgttttaaattgtTGGTTGCTTATTGTTCAGTTGCTAGTTGATTTGAGATAACaactgtttctttttttttctttcctcctACTTATTTTTCCACCTTTTTGCCTTAGACATCTACATTTGGTTTGTTTGGGGGGACTTGAGTTTCCTATCAATACTTACATTTCTTCTATCATAACTTTGCTATCAAATTGGTATGTTTCTCATTATTTCCAATTGGTGATATCGTCCTTGAATCTTTGCAGTTCGGAATCAAGTCTGCTGTTTTAAATGCTGAGTTGCCACAGAATTCTCGTCTCCATATCCTTGAGGTGTGATAGATGGTTTACACTGTCCAAGCTAGTTGGTTTActgatatttttaattatttttgcaGAAGAAAATTTCTAATCTTGGTTCCTGATTGGGTTTTGTTGCTTTCCCTCATCAGGAATTTAATGCTGGgctttttgattatttgattgcAATTGATGACTGcgaaacaaaagagaaagaaactgTTAATCCGGAGAGTAATGTTGAGTCGAGAAAGTCTAAGACGCATAGAAAGCCAAAATTGGATGCTGACTTTGGGGTGGTGAGGGGAATTGACTTCAAAAATGTTTACACGGTAAGCCACTGATATAAAAATGTGATAATTGGATATGCtcactctaattttttttttcttttctctggtttttctttttcctgtttACTTGCTGGTGGAAAATGTATGACCTTTTAGCGATTCAGATTTCCAGCATGGCATATAGTTTGATTGTTTTTCCCAACTTTGTTGAAAGGAATCATTTTCAATTTGAATTCTGGTGAATATTGCTATGGGCTTCCCTCCCTCCAATATACTAAGAGTTCTTATATTTTTGAAGAGCTCTGGgtttattttttgtctttaattAATCATAATGACTACAGCCAAGATTATTAAGCATGGATATTATTCTTTGGATATTGAGATATTAGGATAAACATTGGTGTCTTTCAAATTTACATCCTTGATGTCATGAGAGGAGAAGAATTCATTGATTTGTGTTTGCTTGTCCATTAGATAGAATTAGAAAGTATGTCTTCGTGATGTGACTCTGAGCAGTGGtgttataaattattaattgcAGTTGTGGATCAAGTGATCACACTGCTACCAGAATACCAAATTCACCAAGGCCAACTTCTCGATTGCATTAGATATGTCTAGCTCCACGTAGTTCTGGATCATCATGGTTGTTTTAGCTATGCAGCTAAGTTTTGAGATGAAATACAAAATTACTTTATTAATAATAgtagacaaattttttttgccgTTATCTTCTTGGTCCTATTGTTTTTTATTACTGATTATTTGTAAGGgcaaacatatattttattgtgGCTAGTATACAGTTTTTACTCTGTTGAAAATGGTCTTTGAAAATGCTGCAATTTTTTGGTGTGAACAGGTAATAAACTTGGAAATGCCCCCAAGTGTAGCAGGATATGTACATCGAATTGGACGTACTGGAAGAGCTTTTAGTTCTGGCGCTTCTATTTCTCTTGTGAGTTTTCTTGACAATATAGATTAATATTGTATTGAAGTCTCAATCCATGCAGAATGGCCTTCCCTCTCTTGCATTTACATCATGATCAGCTCTAGCTGCATTTGATGACTGTAGGTTGCAGCATTATTTGTTCCTTTGTTTCTTATGTATATTGCGGCTGTATTTGTCCCTTTATTTCTTAACGTATGTTCCCCTTTGGAATGGTGTTTTTACTAAACTTTTTCATCTGAAAATTTGCATTATTTACTTATATAGTCATATAGTCTAAGGTCGATGACAGTCACATTAGAATTTATATTATGCATGTGATATCCagtttaattttctttctaattacTTTTTCTGCTGCAGGTTTCCACAGATGAGATGGAAATATTTGAGGAGATAAAATCCTTTCTTGGGGATGATCAAAATGAGGACTTAAACATTATTACTCCATTCTCAACGCTTACTCCAAATGCAGTGGAGTCTTTAAGATACAGGGCTGAGGTGGCTATTCTTAATAATCAATCTCAtacattttattaatatttttttaatgaaataattGAAGTATTTTCacgatattttttcttttcctcccaacctcttttttttccacACATCACAATCTTAGTTAATATGTCCATTTTGCGATTCTTATTATCTTGATATGGGATGAAATAAGATAAAGCTGAATTCTATGGGCCACTTACTTAATCATGTGCCAAATGGCCTTTAGAGAAGACCACAAATCATTGGTAGTATTATATTGCAGGATATGGCAAAGAGTGTGACAAAAATTGCTGTTAGAGAATCACGGGCTCAGGACTTGAGGAATGAGATTCTCAACTCTGAAAAGTGGGTATTTACTTCCTCGCCGTTGTCTTCTTATTTGTTATTTCTTCACTAATTTTCTTCTTGTGAATTTTATGGTAAATTTTATCAAAAGGCCGCAAATTTATTGTTGGAGCTTCTTATGTTGAGAATCTGAGATTGAATTTGTGTGTTAGCTATTGGTGAACTTGTCCCTGGTTGATTGGTTGTATGTGTTTGGTTACTCCTGGATTGTCTTCATTAGATGGGAAATTCAACTCCATCAAGTTTTGGGTTGTCATATCTTCTGAGAATCTGGATTTGTTTGTTCAGGTTGAAGGCTCATTTTGAAGTTAATCCAAAGGATTTAGGTAAGCATCTGACTGGTCATTTTGTGCTCGAATTGTCCTGTGAAacattaaaattcaaaatcccAGTTCTATTTGGGCAGATCTATTGAAACACGACAAGGTTTTGAGCAAGAAGCCGCCTGCTCCCCATTTACGAGATGTTCCCGACTACCTATTGGACCGAAAAACTCATGAAGCCATCAAGGAGGTTAAGCTTGCTAGTGCTGCAATGGGAAAAAGTAACAACACTCGCCGAAAAGGATTGAAGagaaaatttagaaaaactGGCGATCCTCTGAAGACATTCTCTGCGGAGGTACTCGActcctttttgttttgttgtttagaGATTAATCTTCACTAGAGTCTAAGAAGTTGAGCCAAATTAGAACATTTAATGAAGTTGCTAAGGTGTTTATATTCTATTTGTTTGCAGGCTTCAGGAAGAGGAAACAATCATAGATCGAATAAAGGGAAAAGCAATGATACCTCTggacagaagaagaaaaaagctcAATGAGTGACAAATCTTGTAACAAACTGGGTTGGTTGCCCGACCCTTGcagttttttattaatttattatttcccCAAATATGTAATATATGGTTCACTTTTAAATCCAATAGCCTCTTGGAAAATTCATTGATTATGTTTTAGCGTATTTGTGATTATCTGGAGAAGGCTCCTCTCACTCTGAGTTCCAAATTAAGAGCACTTGAGCTGACCAACTCTTCTGGGTCCTGCAGTTACGTTGTACGGACATGATTGAAACTTCCAACGTTTCACAGATTTCTCTTGGGCCTCTATGCCAGACACTGACATCCAACGTTTCACAGATTTAAAGTAAAATAGGGATCATATATTTTGAAGGtctcaaatattattctttatttttgaatttagaCCCTCTTAATTATGATTGTTATATATTTGGttaatttttctcttcttctaatGCTATGTTTGATATGCAAATTTTGGCCAAATGGATCTGTGAATTCTGGCTGAAACTTCCATTCATTCCCATGGGTAGTAGAcactaaactagaaagaaatAAGAATGCAAGTTTCTCTCTTGGACTTAGGAACCCCAAATTTCTTGGATCAACCTTATATCAATTTACAATTTACCAAtatgtgatgtgaatatatttattaaataagagtaatttatattttacaaagtggAGTTTATTGCATATTTTTGAATAGTTTATTTAAGGGTTCCATGATCTTCTGCCTTGTTCTAGGTCGTTGAAAGAACCAACCTTGCAAGAAGCAATCCCAcaccgcaaaaaaaaaaat
The window above is part of the Tripterygium wilfordii isolate XIE 37 chromosome 3, ASM1340144v1, whole genome shotgun sequence genome. Proteins encoded here:
- the LOC119986281 gene encoding DEAD-box ATP-dependent RNA helicase 16, producing the protein MAKPKDKPSNDSKHKEEEEEERDDDDKSFEELGLDPRLIRALTKKAIEKPTPIQQVAIPLILEGKDVVARAKTGCGKTFAYLLPLLQKLFTAANSKNKVAPSAFILVPTRELSQQVYSEVVSLVDLCRVQLKVTQLTSSMPVSDLRTAMAGPPDILVSTPGCITKCLSDGVVLTASISHSLEILVLDEADLLLSYGYEDDLKAFTAVVPRHCQCLLMSATSSADVEKLKKLILHNPFILTLPEVGEVKDDVIPKNVQQYWISCSARDKLLYALALLKLELVHKKVLVFTNTIDMGFRLKLFLEKFGIKSAVLNAELPQNSRLHILEEFNAGLFDYLIAIDDCETKEKETVNPESNVESRKSKTHRKPKLDADFGVVRGIDFKNVYTVINLEMPPSVAGYVHRIGRTGRAFSSGASISLVSTDEMEIFEEIKSFLGDDQNEDLNIITPFSTLTPNAVESLRYRAEDMAKSVTKIAVRESRAQDLRNEILNSEKLKAHFEVNPKDLDLLKHDKVLSKKPPAPHLRDVPDYLLDRKTHEAIKEVKLASAAMGKSNNTRRKGLKRKFRKTGDPLKTFSAEASGRGNNHRSNKGKSNDTSGQKKKKAQ